The genome window CGGAGATTACTGATGTTTTTTTGGTAGCTTGGGAACCAGCAATTACTGCGCTATTTCCGTACCATATTTGGAATCACAATTTTGTCAGCGATCGCCTGAAATGGAAACAAAATCTGCCAATTTATATTTTATTGCTGCGGGCTTATCGCCTTGCAGAAATCCGCGAAATTCCCTACATTCCTGAATACGGCGGTTGCCGTTCTTGGCTCGATTTGGCAGATGCTATTTCGCTGGAGGGAAGCCAAGCTGTTTTGAGCGATGGAGAGTACATTGAACGCTCAAATGAAATCCGCAATCTGATAGCGAATCCTGCGAATGCTTCTGGTTCGCAGAGAGTGACCACGCTGACGGAAGGTAGTGAGGATTTTAGTCCTCGTTAATAGTTTTTAATGTACTTTTCGAGAGGCGCGCTTCTACCAAACCCAGCCCAAAATCCGCAGCTAATGCCATTAAAGCGGCCGGAATTGCCCCAGCTAAAAGTAACTGATTGTTGACGGTAGCAACGCCCCGAAAAATAAACACCCCCAAGCCACCCGCACCAATTGCAGCGGCGATTGTAGCGAGTCCGATCGCAATTACCGCAGCAACTCGCACGCCCGCCAGAATCACGCCCAGTGCCAGGGGAATTTCCACTTGCCATAACAGTTGCATATCAGTCATCCCCATGCCCCTTCCGGCTTCCGCAATCGCCGGATCGACGCCGACTATACCAGTATAAGTATTGCGGATTATTGGCAGTAAAGAATATAGAGTGAGGGCGATAATTGCCGTGCGATCGCCTATTCCACCCACTACCGGCACCGGGATTAGCAAGCCAAACAAAGCTAAACTGGGAATTGTTTGCATAATATTAGCAAATCCCAAAATTGGCTTTTTCAATTTTGGTTTTCTCGTGGTTAAAATTCCCAGGGGAATACCCACAATAATAGCGATAAAAATTGCAACAGTTACTAAATATAAGTGTTCGATCGCGCGCTGAACTATCTCCGCACCATACCGATTGATAAATTGCATCATGTGGGAATTAGTAATTAGGAATTCGGAATTGTAAATTATGGTATAATGGAATATCTCATAGAAGTGGTTTCACCAATATCTTTAATTCCCAACCATCAGCTTCAAAAACCCGCCCCGCCCATACTCATAAACTAATGATGCGATCGCACATTATATTATTACCCCGTTCCGGGTAATTGCAAACATTCGAGAAAAGCCCCAGCTTCTGGATGCTGAGATTTGAGAAAATCATGAGGTGTTGCCAATTCAACCAACCGTCCGTCTTGCATCAAACCAATTCTAGAAGCTAACAAAAAAGCTTCTTGAATCCCGTGAGTCACAAAAATCACAGTTTTGCCGAGTTGCTGCTGCAATTGACCGAACTCCCGCTGCAATTCCAGACGAGTAATCGGGTCTAAAGCACCAAACGGTTCGTCCATTAACAATATCGGAGGGTCAGCCGCCAGTGCTCTAGCGACGCCTACCCGCTGCCGCTGTCCGCCGGATAACTGATGGGGATAGCGTTTGGCGAAGTGCTGGGGGTCGAGGTTGACTAATTCTAACAGTGTGCGGACGCGAGATTGAATACGATCGCCCTCCCAACCTTCTAATTTTGGCACTAAACCGACGTTTTGCTCGACAGTAAAATGGGGAAATAAACCAATTTCTTGAATCACATAACCAATTTTTCGGCGCAGTTGAATTGGGTTCCACTGAGTTGTCAGTTTTCCCATGACAAGAACTTCGCCGCTGCTTGGCGTTAGTAAATTGTTAATCAATTTCATGGTAGTAGTTTTGCCGCTGCCGCTGCGTCCCAGCAATACTAAAACTTCTCCTTGCAGCACTTTGAAATTGAGTTTGTCTACTAAATGCCTGCGGTTGAGGCGATATGTAACGTCGAGGCATTCGACAGCAACTTCATTATTGAGAGGCATGATTAGTTCCGGTGATTTGGGTTTTTAGCAACTTAAAATCGACGACCCTCGGAAAACAATTCCCAATCTAAAATCTAAAATCTAAAATCTAAAATCTAAAATCGACTTGATTTTGCCATTCTAGCAATAAGGCTCGACATTGGAGGCAAGTTAATTTTTTGAGCAAGTCGCGAATTCCGTCTGGGGTGGCAGGATATGCAGCACCGATCAGTTCGGGGCTTACTGTTGCTGTCGGGTGCAATTGTGCAACAAAACCGTAAAGTTTTTGATTGGAGAAGGAACTGTTTATTGCCCAGCCGACGGTGTTGATCGGTTGGAGGCGGGCGATCGCGCTTTCTGTCACGCCTAGTTCCCTCTTAATTATAGCTGGAACAGCCGCTGCTGGCGTGGCTTCGGCTGGTACGCGACCGCCGGGAAAATCCAGGGTTGCTTCTGCCACGCCGGGGCGATACATCGGTGTGGGAAACAGAAATTTTCCAGCTTGAATTGTCAAGATTACAACTGAATCTGCTCTTTCTACTCGCCAATATTCTACTGTTTTTCCTTCGGTTGTTTCGAGATGTTCGGCGATTAGTTTTACCCAATGAGAGTTGATTTCTACAAAGCGATCTAGAGTTTTCCACTGGGATTTGGCAGTTTGGTTCATGTGGGAATTTTTGAAATAAATC of Oscillatoria nigro-viridis PCC 7112 contains these proteins:
- a CDS encoding ABC transporter permease, with the protein product MMQFINRYGAEIVQRAIEHLYLVTVAIFIAIIVGIPLGILTTRKPKLKKPILGFANIMQTIPSLALFGLLIPVPVVGGIGDRTAIIALTLYSLLPIIRNTYTGIVGVDPAIAEAGRGMGMTDMQLLWQVEIPLALGVILAGVRVAAVIAIGLATIAAAIGAGGLGVFIFRGVATVNNQLLLAGAIPAALMALAADFGLGLVEARLSKSTLKTINED
- a CDS encoding ATP-binding cassette domain-containing protein, with amino-acid sequence MPLNNEVAVECLDVTYRLNRRHLVDKLNFKVLQGEVLVLLGRSGSGKTTTMKLINNLLTPSSGEVLVMGKLTTQWNPIQLRRKIGYVIQEIGLFPHFTVEQNVGLVPKLEGWEGDRIQSRVRTLLELVNLDPQHFAKRYPHQLSGGQRQRVGVARALAADPPILLMDEPFGALDPITRLELQREFGQLQQQLGKTVIFVTHGIQEAFLLASRIGLMQDGRLVELATPHDFLKSQHPEAGAFLECLQLPGTG
- a CDS encoding NUDIX hydrolase; its protein translation is MNQTAKSQWKTLDRFVEINSHWVKLIAEHLETTEGKTVEYWRVERADSVVILTIQAGKFLFPTPMYRPGVAEATLDFPGGRVPAEATPAAAVPAIIKRELGVTESAIARLQPINTVGWAINSSFSNQKLYGFVAQLHPTATVSPELIGAAYPATPDGIRDLLKKLTCLQCRALLLEWQNQVDFRF
- a CDS encoding DUF1802 family protein yields the protein MKSTTRALKEWNVAVNALEQGQTIVLLRKGGIREQAGQFNVTDKVVLLYPTFEHQQPDLLKPEFAHQVKTVESGWHPEVITIGSWAEITDVFLVAWEPAITALFPYHIWNHNFVSDRLKWKQNLPIYILLLRAYRLAEIREIPYIPEYGGCRSWLDLADAISLEGSQAVLSDGEYIERSNEIRNLIANPANASGSQRVTTLTEGSEDFSPR